The following proteins come from a genomic window of Microbacterium sp. JZ31:
- a CDS encoding ABC transporter ATP-binding protein, with amino-acid sequence MTLEVTDLAIEIGGRRVVDGVSFTVPDGARVGLIGESGSGKSLTALAILGLLPDGATARGSIRWNGSELIGWSDRELAGLRGDEIGMVFQEPQTALNPIRTVGRQIAESVRIHRNVSRTEARRLAVEEARRVRLPDPEAIVRRYPHQLSGGQRQRVAIAMALACAPRLLIADEPTTALDVTIQAEILQLLLGLVEDSGMSLVFITHDLAVLAQVATHGVVLEDGRVVEEGPIAGLLSTPRHPVTRGLLRDATATLWKPAAADGTGAGS; translated from the coding sequence ATGACGCTCGAGGTGACCGACCTGGCCATCGAGATCGGCGGACGCCGCGTCGTCGACGGCGTCTCGTTCACGGTGCCGGACGGCGCGCGCGTCGGCCTCATCGGCGAGTCCGGGTCGGGCAAGTCGCTCACCGCGCTCGCGATCCTCGGCCTGCTCCCGGACGGCGCGACCGCGCGCGGCAGCATCCGCTGGAACGGGAGCGAGCTGATCGGATGGAGCGACCGCGAGCTCGCCGGGCTGCGCGGAGACGAGATCGGGATGGTCTTCCAGGAGCCGCAGACCGCGCTCAACCCGATCCGGACGGTCGGACGCCAGATCGCCGAGTCCGTGCGCATCCACCGGAACGTCTCGCGCACCGAGGCGCGGCGCCTCGCCGTGGAGGAGGCCCGGCGCGTGCGACTGCCCGATCCCGAGGCGATCGTGCGCCGCTACCCGCACCAGCTGTCGGGCGGCCAGCGCCAGCGCGTCGCGATCGCGATGGCGCTCGCCTGCGCGCCGCGGCTGCTGATCGCCGACGAGCCCACGACGGCACTCGACGTGACGATCCAGGCCGAGATCCTGCAGCTGCTGCTCGGTCTCGTGGAGGACAGCGGGATGTCACTCGTGTTCATCACGCACGATCTCGCGGTCCTCGCACAGGTCGCCACGCACGGCGTGGTGCTCGAGGACGGGCGTGTGGTCGAGGAGGGACCGATCGCCGGGCTGCTGTCCACGCCCCGCCATCCCGTGACGCGGGGGCTGCTGCGCGACGCGACCGCGACCCTGTGGAAGCCGGCGGCCGCGGACGGCACGGGGGCCGGCTCATGA
- a CDS encoding ABC transporter ATP-binding protein: MTDPIIRARGLTRRYPLPREAPFAPRRENVALAPTDLDIAAGSAVGVIGESGSGKSTLIRLLLGLDRPTGGTVEVDGRPVDAAARARSLHWLRRATGIVFQDPYASLDPRMTVERIVAEPLWALGIPGDHAARVREVLADVGLDPAMAARYPHEFSGGQRQRIALARAIAHRPRVLVGDEPLSALDVTVRAQILQLLAELRGRESLTLVLVSHDIGVVQSLCDTVAVMKDGEIVEHGATADVLLKPQHAYTRRLLAAIPTLPARD; encoded by the coding sequence ATGACCGATCCGATCATCCGCGCCCGCGGGCTGACCCGCCGCTATCCGCTCCCCCGGGAGGCGCCCTTCGCGCCGCGCCGGGAGAACGTCGCCCTCGCCCCCACCGATCTCGACATCGCCGCCGGATCCGCGGTGGGCGTGATCGGCGAGTCCGGCTCGGGCAAGTCGACGCTGATCCGGCTGCTGCTCGGTCTCGACCGCCCGACGGGGGGCACGGTCGAGGTCGACGGCCGCCCGGTGGACGCCGCCGCGCGGGCCCGCTCGCTGCACTGGCTGCGGCGCGCGACCGGCATCGTGTTCCAGGATCCGTACGCGTCGCTCGATCCGCGCATGACGGTGGAGAGGATCGTCGCGGAGCCGCTGTGGGCGCTCGGCATCCCGGGCGACCATGCGGCGCGCGTGCGAGAGGTGCTCGCCGACGTCGGTCTCGACCCGGCGATGGCCGCACGCTATCCGCACGAGTTCTCCGGTGGTCAGCGGCAGCGCATCGCGCTCGCCCGCGCGATCGCGCATCGCCCCCGCGTCCTGGTGGGCGACGAGCCGCTGTCGGCGCTCGACGTCACGGTGCGCGCGCAGATCCTGCAGCTGCTCGCCGAGCTGCGTGGGCGCGAGTCGCTCACGCTCGTCCTCGTCTCGCACGACATCGGCGTCGTCCAGAGCCTGTGCGACACGGTCGCCGTCATGAAGGACGGCGAGATCGTCGAGCACGGCGCCACCGCCGATGTGCTCCTGAAGCCGCAGCACGCGTACACGCGTCGCCTGCTCGCGGCCATCCCCACGCTTCCCGCCCGCGACTGA
- a CDS encoding PhnD/SsuA/transferrin family substrate-binding protein — translation MQTTLKRGLALTAGLALAFGLAACSQTPSASETPAAEGTTGAEAPAAEGTFAQDENTIVFATLPDHEGADQDAQPIADWVAEITGKEVQFFEATDYTAVVQGLAAGQIDVAQISSFTYYQSQAAGAEIEPIGAQITAEGEPAGYYSVAIKKAGDPTASLEEYAGQKVCFVNPTSTSGRAIPTAALMDAGVEVPESDIVYGEEHDLTAAKVAEGTDCSVGFAQDADADPLIEEGSLEEIDRFLVPGAPIVMQAALPQDVKDVLVENLADSTSADLEAAGIESNAFLDENWFGFEAVDDAYFDTIRSVCEQIADQVEACRA, via the coding sequence ATGCAGACCACCCTGAAGCGCGGCCTCGCGCTCACCGCGGGCCTCGCGCTCGCTTTCGGCCTCGCCGCCTGCTCGCAGACCCCGTCGGCGTCGGAGACCCCCGCCGCCGAGGGCACGACCGGCGCCGAGGCGCCCGCGGCCGAGGGCACGTTCGCGCAGGACGAGAACACGATCGTGTTCGCCACCCTCCCCGACCACGAGGGCGCCGACCAGGACGCGCAGCCGATCGCGGACTGGGTCGCCGAGATCACGGGCAAGGAGGTCCAGTTCTTCGAGGCGACCGACTACACCGCGGTCGTGCAGGGTCTGGCCGCCGGTCAGATCGACGTCGCGCAGATCTCGTCGTTCACGTACTACCAGTCGCAGGCCGCCGGCGCGGAGATCGAGCCGATCGGCGCGCAGATCACCGCCGAGGGCGAGCCCGCCGGCTACTACTCGGTCGCCATCAAGAAGGCCGGCGACCCCACCGCCTCGCTCGAGGAGTACGCGGGCCAGAAGGTCTGCTTCGTGAACCCGACGTCGACCTCGGGTCGCGCCATCCCGACCGCCGCGCTCATGGACGCCGGCGTCGAGGTCCCCGAGTCGGACATCGTCTACGGCGAGGAGCACGACCTGACCGCCGCCAAGGTCGCCGAGGGCACCGACTGCAGCGTGGGCTTCGCGCAGGACGCCGACGCCGACCCGCTGATCGAGGAGGGCTCGCTCGAGGAGATCGACCGCTTCCTGGTCCCCGGCGCCCCGATCGTCATGCAGGCCGCGCTGCCGCAGGACGTCAAGGACGTGCTCGTCGAGAACCTCGCCGACAGCACCTCGGCCGACCTCGAGGCCGCCGGCATCGAGTCGAACGCCTTCCTCGACGAGAACTGGTTCGGCTTCGAGGCCGTCGACGACGCGTACTTCGACACGATCCGCAGCGTCTGCGAGCAGATCGCCGACCAGGTCGAGGCCTGCCGCGCCTAA
- the phnC gene encoding phosphonate ABC transporter ATP-binding protein — MTNSGTPTQSTASAVRIDGLGKTYPGSSTPALSGVSLSVTPGEILVLLGLSGSGKSTLLRHINGLETPTTGTVVSLGKDVATLRGRALRELRGRIGFIFQQFELVGPLTVLENVLTGALATLAGPRVGIFTYPKALRQKALEHLDRVGLLERAYQRADTLSGGQQQRVAIARALMQDPDILLADEPVASLDPESSSQVMALVREIAAERGLTVVCSLHQVDLALSWADRIVGLRAGEVVLDMTTENLTREQVMEIYGRVATTTAEIDAVAAELAEAREQVLAAEMKRNAGDRLQQGFAAEDPS, encoded by the coding sequence ATGACGAACAGCGGCACCCCCACGCAGAGCACCGCGAGCGCGGTTCGGATCGACGGTCTGGGAAAGACATACCCGGGATCGTCGACCCCCGCTCTGTCGGGGGTGTCGCTGTCCGTCACCCCCGGCGAGATCCTCGTCCTGCTCGGCCTGTCCGGCTCGGGCAAGTCGACGCTCCTGCGCCACATCAACGGGCTCGAGACGCCCACGACCGGCACCGTCGTGTCCCTCGGCAAGGACGTCGCGACGCTCAGGGGCCGCGCCCTGCGGGAGCTCCGCGGCCGGATCGGCTTCATCTTCCAGCAGTTCGAGCTCGTGGGCCCGCTCACGGTGCTCGAGAACGTGCTGACGGGCGCGCTGGCCACCCTCGCGGGTCCGCGCGTCGGCATCTTCACCTACCCGAAGGCCCTGCGGCAGAAGGCGCTCGAGCACCTCGACCGCGTCGGCCTCCTCGAGCGCGCGTACCAGCGCGCCGACACGCTCTCCGGCGGTCAGCAGCAGCGCGTGGCGATCGCCCGCGCCCTGATGCAGGACCCGGACATCCTGCTCGCCGACGAGCCCGTCGCCTCGCTCGACCCCGAGTCCTCCAGCCAGGTGATGGCCCTCGTCCGCGAGATCGCGGCCGAGCGCGGCCTCACCGTCGTGTGCTCGCTGCACCAGGTGGACCTCGCGCTCAGCTGGGCCGACCGCATCGTCGGCCTGCGCGCCGGCGAGGTCGTGCTCGACATGACCACCGAGAACCTCACGCGCGAGCAGGTCATGGAGATCTACGGCCGCGTCGCCACGACGACCGCCGAGATCGACGCCGTCGCGGCCGAGCTCGCCGAGGCGCGCGAGCAGGTGCTCGCCGCCGAGATGAAGCGCAACGCGGGCGACCGCCTGCAGCAGGGCTTCGCCGCGGAGGACCCCTCGTGA
- a CDS encoding PhnE/PtxC family ABC transporter permease, producing MTAIAERIALVERPAPRVSTVVSYAVIIGILAAGIWSVVALDYSMQSLEATSGNIQRFLGMALPMQWPGFEVYATVGAGGVKTFTSEWVGMEPVWEILQAVVITLALVIAATALSALLSIPVAYGAARNTSPGPIVMAVCRGIGVLARAIPDIAFVVFFAFLWFNSGALPAIVAIALHSIGMISKMFADAIEQIDEGPRLAIRSAGGSKAQEFWIGVVPQALPAWIAVALHRADINLRGTVILGVVGVAGLGLELDEALHAGPSGMRRVIPLVIIIIALCLAFEIISSLLRARLLGVKPTGKGAGAAIARAIAKRTGSALTGPTRPDAVAQRHERVEAAMHRPWDRGRITSTVGIWLGIAIVVGSFLYAQPDVLKIFAPQWDQVHNPALDRAVWPLSFGSRDWADVIGAVLTTVQVAFAATLLATVISAVIGPLSARNVAPAPWVRNTFRGITIFLRAIPDLVVAILFIIATGFGPQAGALALGIGGVGLLGKLIGDSMEEVPNGPERAVSAAGGSRAQVFFSSTVPMSVPALVSHLMYVLDHNIRSATLLGVVGAGGIGFLLLNALQGRHFDQVLSFLIVIVAMVVIVEGASVLIRRALK from the coding sequence ATGACCGCGATCGCCGAGCGCATCGCCCTCGTCGAGCGCCCCGCGCCGCGCGTCTCGACCGTCGTCTCCTACGCCGTCATCATCGGCATCCTCGCGGCCGGCATCTGGTCGGTCGTCGCGCTCGACTACAGCATGCAGAGCCTCGAGGCGACATCCGGCAACATCCAGCGCTTCCTGGGCATGGCCCTGCCGATGCAGTGGCCGGGCTTCGAGGTCTACGCCACGGTCGGCGCCGGCGGCGTGAAGACGTTCACGTCCGAGTGGGTCGGCATGGAGCCGGTCTGGGAGATCCTGCAGGCCGTCGTCATCACGCTCGCGCTGGTGATCGCGGCCACGGCGCTCTCGGCGCTGCTGTCGATCCCCGTCGCCTACGGCGCCGCGCGCAACACCTCCCCCGGCCCGATCGTCATGGCCGTCTGCCGCGGCATCGGGGTCCTCGCCCGCGCGATCCCCGACATCGCCTTCGTGGTGTTCTTCGCCTTCCTGTGGTTCAACTCGGGCGCCCTGCCCGCGATCGTGGCGATCGCGCTGCACTCGATCGGCATGATCTCGAAGATGTTCGCCGACGCCATCGAGCAGATCGACGAGGGCCCGCGACTGGCGATCCGGTCCGCGGGCGGATCCAAGGCCCAGGAGTTCTGGATCGGCGTGGTCCCGCAGGCGCTCCCCGCCTGGATCGCCGTGGCACTGCATCGCGCGGACATCAACCTGCGCGGCACGGTCATCCTGGGTGTCGTGGGCGTGGCCGGCCTCGGCCTCGAGCTCGACGAGGCGCTGCACGCGGGCCCGTCGGGCATGCGCCGCGTCATCCCGCTCGTGATCATCATCATCGCGCTGTGCCTCGCGTTCGAGATCATCTCGTCGCTGCTGCGGGCCCGGCTGCTGGGCGTGAAACCCACCGGGAAGGGCGCGGGCGCCGCGATCGCGCGCGCGATCGCCAAGCGCACGGGTTCGGCCCTGACCGGCCCGACCCGCCCCGATGCCGTGGCCCAGCGCCACGAGCGCGTCGAGGCCGCCATGCACCGGCCGTGGGACCGCGGACGCATCACGTCGACCGTCGGCATCTGGCTCGGCATCGCGATCGTCGTGGGGTCGTTCCTCTACGCCCAGCCCGACGTGCTGAAGATCTTCGCGCCCCAGTGGGACCAGGTCCACAACCCCGCTCTCGACCGCGCCGTGTGGCCGCTGTCGTTCGGCAGCCGCGACTGGGCCGACGTGATCGGCGCCGTGCTCACGACCGTGCAGGTCGCGTTCGCCGCGACCCTCCTCGCGACGGTCATCTCGGCGGTCATCGGTCCGCTGTCGGCGCGCAACGTCGCGCCGGCGCCGTGGGTGCGCAACACGTTCCGCGGCATCACGATCTTCCTGCGCGCGATCCCCGACCTCGTGGTGGCGATCCTGTTCATCATCGCGACCGGCTTCGGGCCGCAGGCCGGCGCGCTCGCACTGGGCATCGGCGGCGTGGGCCTGCTCGGCAAGCTCATCGGCGACTCAATGGAGGAGGTGCCGAACGGCCCCGAGCGCGCGGTCTCGGCGGCGGGCGGCAGCCGCGCACAGGTGTTCTTCTCCTCGACCGTGCCCATGTCGGTGCCCGCGCTCGTCAGCCACCTGATGTACGTGCTCGACCACAACATCCGCTCCGCGACCCTGCTGGGCGTCGTCGGCGCGGGCGGCATCGGCTTCCTGCTCCTCAACGCGCTGCAGGGACGTCACTTCGACCAGGTGCTGTCGTTCCTCATCGTGATCGTCGCCATGGTCGTGATCGTCGAGGGCGCGTCCGTGCTGATCCGCCGCGCTCTGAAGTGA
- a CDS encoding TIGR03364 family FAD-dependent oxidoreductase, protein MAERYDLAVVGAGIVGLGHAAAAMERGLKVVVVDRATAVTGATVRNFGHIGTSAHAGEAREYAERARELWLRYAPRAGFWLREPGTLVVARTEEERAVLAEAGEGVALTGEEVMHRVPVTGAVAGAHLPRDVQVDPRSAAPALAGYLQRRGVEFRWRTAALGVEPGVLHTSRGEIAASAIVLAVNFDVDHLFPEIAEQHGIVRCGLDMMLADGVGLGIPLLTGSSMLRYSAFAGTRAAAALRRRFETDAPEILTRDVNQMYTERPDGTLVVGDTHYRGTTVTPFQDEAAFELLTRLARELFDGKAIRIRQRWQGVYASAPQDFLRAAPMDGVRVVSVTTGIGMTTGLGLAESVVDELF, encoded by the coding sequence ATGGCGGAGCGCTACGACCTGGCGGTCGTCGGGGCCGGCATCGTCGGCCTCGGCCACGCCGCCGCCGCCATGGAGCGCGGGCTGAAGGTGGTCGTCGTCGACCGGGCGACCGCCGTCACGGGCGCGACCGTGCGCAACTTCGGCCACATCGGCACGTCGGCGCACGCGGGAGAGGCGCGGGAGTACGCCGAGCGCGCCCGCGAGCTGTGGCTGCGCTACGCGCCGCGCGCGGGCTTCTGGCTGCGCGAGCCCGGCACCCTCGTCGTCGCGCGCACCGAGGAGGAGCGCGCGGTGCTCGCCGAGGCGGGCGAGGGCGTGGCGCTCACGGGCGAGGAGGTCATGCACCGCGTGCCGGTCACCGGCGCGGTCGCGGGGGCCCACCTGCCCCGCGACGTGCAGGTCGATCCCCGCAGCGCGGCGCCGGCGCTCGCCGGCTATCTGCAGCGCCGCGGGGTGGAGTTCCGCTGGCGCACCGCGGCGCTCGGCGTCGAGCCGGGCGTCCTGCACACGAGCCGCGGCGAGATCGCCGCCTCCGCCATCGTGCTCGCGGTGAACTTCGACGTCGACCACCTGTTCCCCGAGATCGCCGAGCAGCACGGGATCGTCCGGTGCGGGCTCGACATGATGCTCGCCGACGGCGTGGGACTCGGGATCCCGCTGCTCACCGGGTCGTCGATGCTGCGCTACTCGGCGTTCGCCGGCACCCGCGCGGCCGCCGCGCTGCGCCGGCGCTTCGAGACCGACGCTCCGGAGATCCTGACGCGCGACGTGAACCAGATGTACACCGAGCGGCCCGACGGCACGCTCGTGGTGGGCGACACGCACTACCGCGGCACCACCGTCACGCCGTTCCAGGACGAGGCGGCGTTCGAGCTGCTCACACGGCTCGCCCGCGAGCTGTTCGACGGCAAGGCGATCCGGATCCGTCAGCGCTGGCAGGGCGTCTACGCATCGGCTCCGCAGGACTTCCTGCGCGCGGCCCCGATGGACGGCGTGCGGGTCGTCTCGGTCACGACCGGCATCGGCATGACGACCGGCCTCGGACTCGCCGAGTCGGTCGTCGACGAGCTGTTCTGA
- a CDS encoding GntR family transcriptional regulator, translating to MTAPRYRDVAAAIAQSIADGDVPIGAALPGEHRLAAVHGVARGTVRSALALLARRGVLEPRRGAGWIVQSASLTHGLSGFGSFASWARARGLTPSGLVVAETTAPATGDEARLLSVGAGADVLRITRLRALDGQTVMIERSCYPAHVASAVAGLPRDTPSYAAVLADAGFAEEFGSHRIDAVAASGEDARLLGVRRSSPLLRVKRQAFARDGRPIDLSEDRYLPGTVAFEARASASSGAFGRILG from the coding sequence TTGACCGCTCCGCGGTACCGGGATGTGGCGGCGGCGATCGCGCAGAGCATCGCCGACGGGGACGTGCCCATCGGCGCCGCGCTGCCCGGCGAGCATCGCCTCGCCGCGGTGCACGGCGTGGCGCGCGGCACCGTGCGCAGTGCGCTGGCCCTGCTGGCGCGGCGCGGCGTGCTCGAGCCGCGCCGCGGCGCCGGCTGGATCGTGCAGTCCGCGTCGCTCACGCACGGCCTGTCGGGCTTCGGATCCTTCGCATCGTGGGCCCGCGCACGCGGCCTCACGCCGTCCGGTCTCGTCGTGGCCGAGACGACGGCGCCCGCGACCGGCGACGAGGCGCGTCTGCTGAGCGTCGGAGCGGGCGCGGATGTCCTGCGGATCACCCGGCTGCGGGCGCTCGACGGCCAGACGGTGATGATCGAGCGCAGCTGCTACCCCGCGCACGTGGCGTCGGCCGTGGCGGGGCTCCCCCGCGACACGCCGTCGTACGCCGCCGTGCTGGCCGACGCCGGATTCGCGGAGGAGTTCGGCTCGCACCGCATCGACGCCGTCGCCGCCTCGGGCGAGGACGCCCGCCTGCTGGGCGTGCGCCGGTCCAGTCCGCTGCTGCGCGTGAAGCGCCAGGCCTTCGCGCGCGACGGCCGCCCCATCGACCTCAGCGAGGACCGCTATCTCCCCGGCACGGTGGCCTTCGAGGCCCGGGCGAGCGCGTCCTCCGGCGCCTTCGGGCGCATCCTCGGCTGA
- a CDS encoding DUF4073 domain-containing protein, with protein MSSAHSPARPRARRALLGALTAAVLVASPAVPALATDALPAAPATTAAASGSTLAVADRELIEGEPLVVEWATDRPHALNWVGVYPTSAGTPDGSPGSTQWQYTPGASGTVTFEGLPAGDWSVYLLAQDGYAQLAAPVSFTISADPDRPQPGDPDAPVDIDPVVTDNATDEVLAREGFGADGATGWAVTFDEAMAAAGADAHRGWTFTTRTEWTAGIDEMRTRFARAQDTIAVADPQQFGDLPFDATLTGAPVPVAGLGAVRLTFDSHYRGAPDQAGVVEVSFDGGERTQVLRLDSTTVADGYDARRMNEAQDVTVEVPAGAEQAVFSWRLTGDASSRYWAIDSVAVHEVIVDAEGASTQAWVMSDIQGHPEDWQHALGDYARLAPEADGMLLVGDQVNSGTAAEWDEIYAVMDATAGIRPRQTIAAIGNHERYAAGGFDANRDRFLAFAQRDRVWDEYVLEGPGGDVPVIVLGQEFASPSDVAMSDAQVAFLEERLAHWTALDKQVVVMTHFPLGDTVSASWIPHYHEHHKMNDRLTSILGNYPNAVVFSGHTHYPAELGDWAVQRRTADGHPDGFWAVNTLAMHVEWDARGEDTADISEVVTRDIDQGLLLDAYADRLVVKAYDFAADEQLREVMIPNPLVASETVAAPAVEAGEPRIVSTHRLGIKPGAKLTVDEGEWTEGATFRYQWLADGTPIRGATSEQFHLTGSWKGRDISVRVTGEVDGLLPATAESEPVRIR; from the coding sequence ATGTCCTCCGCACACTCCCCCGCACGGCCCCGCGCCCGCCGGGCACTGCTCGGTGCGCTCACGGCCGCCGTGCTCGTCGCGAGCCCCGCCGTCCCGGCCCTCGCCACCGACGCGCTGCCCGCGGCCCCCGCCACGACCGCCGCCGCCTCCGGATCGACCCTCGCCGTCGCGGACCGCGAGCTGATCGAGGGCGAGCCGCTCGTCGTCGAGTGGGCGACGGACCGGCCGCATGCCCTCAACTGGGTGGGCGTCTACCCGACGTCGGCCGGCACCCCGGACGGCAGCCCCGGCTCCACGCAGTGGCAGTACACGCCCGGCGCGTCCGGCACCGTCACGTTCGAGGGCCTGCCCGCCGGCGACTGGAGCGTCTACCTGCTCGCGCAGGACGGCTACGCCCAGCTCGCCGCGCCCGTCTCGTTCACGATCTCGGCCGACCCCGACCGGCCGCAGCCGGGCGATCCCGACGCGCCGGTCGACATCGACCCCGTGGTCACGGACAACGCCACCGATGAGGTCCTCGCGCGCGAGGGCTTCGGCGCCGACGGCGCGACCGGCTGGGCCGTGACGTTCGACGAGGCGATGGCGGCCGCGGGTGCGGACGCGCACCGCGGCTGGACGTTCACCACGCGCACCGAGTGGACCGCGGGCATCGACGAGATGCGCACGCGCTTCGCCCGCGCGCAGGACACGATCGCGGTCGCCGATCCCCAGCAGTTCGGCGACCTGCCGTTCGACGCGACGCTGACCGGCGCGCCCGTGCCGGTGGCCGGTCTCGGAGCCGTGCGCCTCACGTTCGACAGCCACTACCGCGGCGCCCCGGATCAGGCCGGCGTCGTGGAGGTCAGCTTCGACGGCGGCGAGCGCACGCAGGTCCTCCGCCTCGACTCGACGACGGTCGCCGACGGCTACGACGCCCGCCGCATGAACGAGGCGCAGGACGTCACGGTCGAGGTGCCCGCGGGCGCCGAGCAGGCTGTGTTCTCGTGGCGCCTCACGGGCGACGCGTCGTCCCGGTACTGGGCGATCGACTCCGTCGCCGTCCATGAGGTCATCGTCGACGCCGAAGGCGCATCGACGCAGGCGTGGGTGATGAGCGACATCCAGGGGCACCCCGAGGACTGGCAGCACGCGCTCGGCGACTACGCCCGGCTCGCGCCGGAGGCCGACGGCATGCTGCTCGTCGGCGACCAGGTCAACTCGGGCACCGCGGCCGAGTGGGACGAGATCTACGCCGTCATGGACGCGACGGCCGGCATCCGGCCCCGTCAGACCATCGCGGCGATCGGCAACCACGAGCGGTACGCCGCGGGCGGGTTCGACGCCAACCGCGACCGCTTCCTCGCGTTCGCACAGCGCGACCGGGTGTGGGACGAGTACGTGCTCGAGGGTCCCGGCGGCGACGTGCCCGTCATCGTCCTGGGGCAGGAGTTCGCCTCGCCCTCTGACGTCGCGATGAGCGACGCGCAGGTGGCGTTCCTCGAGGAGCGGCTCGCGCACTGGACCGCGCTCGACAAGCAGGTCGTGGTGATGACGCACTTCCCGCTCGGCGACACCGTGTCGGCCTCGTGGATCCCGCACTACCACGAGCACCACAAGATGAACGACCGCCTGACGAGCATCCTCGGCAACTACCCCAACGCCGTCGTGTTCAGCGGCCACACGCACTACCCCGCCGAGCTCGGCGACTGGGCCGTGCAGCGCCGCACCGCGGACGGCCACCCCGACGGCTTCTGGGCGGTCAACACGCTCGCGATGCACGTCGAGTGGGATGCGCGCGGCGAGGACACGGCGGACATCAGCGAGGTCGTCACGCGCGACATCGACCAGGGCCTGCTGCTCGACGCGTACGCCGACCGCCTCGTGGTGAAGGCGTACGACTTCGCGGCGGACGAGCAGCTGCGCGAGGTGATGATCCCGAACCCGCTCGTGGCCAGCGAGACCGTCGCGGCCCCGGCCGTCGAGGCCGGCGAGCCGCGGATCGTCTCGACGCACCGCCTCGGCATCAAGCCCGGTGCGAAGCTGACGGTGGACGAGGGCGAGTGGACCGAGGGGGCGACGTTCCGCTACCAGTGGCTGGCCGACGGCACGCCGATCCGGGGCGCGACGAGCGAGCAGTTCCACCTGACCGGTTCGTGGAAGGGGCGCGACATCTCGGTGCGCGTCACGGGCGAGGTCGACGGCCTGCTGCCCGCGACCGCGGAGTCCGAGCCGGTGCGGATCCGCTGA
- a CDS encoding GNAT family N-acetyltransferase codes for MLEEEYQKRRVLPRHLRRQPEPERPFSYTIRPATLADIPDIREIYNYYVRNSVVTFDEKPWTQKRWREKFEHLQKLGLPFLVAVGPTGQVLGYALVSPWAGKSAFRYTVENSIYLGQAAAGKGLGRALLEALIAACEEIGLRQLVAVISDKGAEGSIALHEKLGFVEVGRMGKVGYKFDRWLGTVYLQKQLNPKKKTGILKRIFGEG; via the coding sequence ATGCTGGAGGAGGAGTACCAGAAGCGCCGCGTGCTGCCGCGCCACCTGCGCAGGCAGCCCGAGCCCGAGCGGCCGTTCTCGTACACGATCCGCCCCGCGACGCTCGCGGACATCCCCGACATCCGCGAGATCTACAACTACTACGTGCGCAACTCCGTCGTGACGTTCGACGAGAAGCCGTGGACGCAGAAGCGGTGGCGCGAGAAGTTCGAGCACCTGCAGAAGCTCGGGCTGCCGTTCCTCGTGGCCGTCGGCCCGACCGGTCAGGTGCTGGGCTACGCGCTCGTGTCGCCGTGGGCGGGGAAGTCGGCCTTCCGGTACACGGTCGAGAACTCGATCTATCTGGGGCAGGCGGCGGCGGGCAAGGGACTGGGCCGCGCGCTGCTCGAGGCGCTCATCGCGGCGTGCGAGGAGATCGGCCTGCGTCAGCTCGTCGCCGTGATCAGCGACAAGGGCGCCGAGGGATCGATCGCGCTGCACGAGAAGCTCGGCTTCGTCGAGGTGGGCAGGATGGGCAAGGTCGGCTACAAGTTCGACCGCTGGCTCGGCACCGTCTACCTGCAGAAGCAGCTGAATCCGAAGAAGAAGACCGGCATCCTGAAGCGGATCTTCGGCGAGGGCTGA
- a CDS encoding uracil-DNA glycosylase, which produces MAKTLPELAAAGLMDAGWAEALAPVAGDIASLGERLRGEVSAGHGYLPAGDRVLRAFQRPLADVRVLIVGQDPYPTPGHPIGLSFAVEEHVRPLPRSLVNIYRELRDDLGIEPAPHGDLSAWSDQGVMLLNRVLTVRPGAPASHRGWGWERVTEHAIRTLVARGGPLVAILWGRDAAGLKPLLQSSGADGGVPWVESAHPSPLSASRGFFGSRPFSRVNALLEQQGAAPVDWRIPARP; this is translated from the coding sequence ATGGCCAAGACGCTGCCCGAGCTCGCCGCGGCGGGGCTGATGGACGCCGGCTGGGCCGAGGCGCTCGCGCCGGTCGCGGGGGACATCGCCTCGCTCGGCGAGCGCCTGCGCGGCGAGGTCTCGGCCGGGCACGGCTACCTGCCCGCGGGGGACCGGGTGCTGCGGGCGTTCCAGCGGCCGCTCGCGGACGTGCGCGTGCTGATCGTCGGACAGGATCCTTATCCCACGCCGGGACATCCGATCGGGCTGTCGTTCGCGGTCGAGGAGCACGTGCGCCCGCTGCCGCGCAGCCTCGTCAACATCTACCGGGAGCTGCGGGACGACCTCGGCATCGAGCCGGCGCCGCACGGGGACCTGTCGGCGTGGAGCGACCAGGGCGTCATGCTGCTCAACCGCGTGCTCACGGTGCGGCCCGGCGCCCCCGCGTCCCACCGCGGCTGGGGCTGGGAGCGCGTGACCGAGCACGCCATCCGGACGCTCGTCGCGCGCGGCGGGCCGCTCGTGGCGATCCTGTGGGGGCGCGACGCGGCGGGGCTCAAGCCGCTGCTGCAGTCGTCCGGCGCGGACGGCGGGGTGCCGTGGGTGGAGTCCGCGCATCCGTCGCCGCTGTCGGCGAGCCGCGGGTTCTTCGGCTCGCGGCCGTTCTCGCGCGTCAACGCGCTGCTCGAGCAGCAGGGCGCGGCGCCCGTCGACTGGCGCATCCCGGCGCGGCCGTAG